One Synechococcus sp. CC9605 genomic window carries:
- the groL gene encoding chaperonin GroEL (60 kDa chaperone family; promotes refolding of misfolded polypeptides especially under stressful conditions; forms two stacked rings of heptamers to form a barrel-shaped 14mer; ends can be capped by GroES; misfolded proteins enter the barrel where they are refolded when GroES binds), whose protein sequence is MAKLLSFSDESRSALERGVDALADAVRVTIGPRGRNVVLEKKFGAPDIVNDGDSIAREIELDDPFENLGAKLMQQVASKTKDKAGDGTTTATVLAQAMVREGLRNTAAGASPVELRRGMEKAAAHIVAGLSERSQAIAGDAIRQVATVSSGGDEEVGRMIAEAMDKVSTDGVITVEESKSLATELEITEGMAFDRGYSSPYFVTDADRQVCEFDNPLILLTDRKISTITDLVPVLETVQKSGSPLLILSEEVEGEALATLVMNKSRGVLQVAAVRAPSFGERRKAALADIAILTGGTLISEDKAMTLDKVTLEDLGKARRVTISKENTTIVANDDHRQAVSERVSAIRRELEATESDYDREKLQERIAKLAGGVAVIKVGAPTETELKNRKLRIEDALNATRAAVEEGIVAGGGSTLLQLADSLDALASSLNGDQRTGVEIVQRALTAPIHQIATNAGQNGDVVIAGMRSSGQGFNALSGVYEDLMAAGIVDAAKVVRLAVQDSISIASLLITTEVVIADKPEPPAPAPAGDGDPMGGMGGMGGMGMPGMGGMGMPGMM, encoded by the coding sequence ATGGCCAAACTCCTTTCCTTCTCTGACGAATCCCGCAGCGCCCTCGAGCGGGGTGTAGATGCACTCGCCGATGCGGTGCGCGTCACGATCGGCCCGCGCGGTCGCAACGTCGTGCTCGAAAAGAAATTCGGCGCACCCGACATCGTCAATGACGGCGACTCAATCGCCCGTGAAATCGAACTGGACGACCCGTTCGAAAACCTTGGCGCCAAGCTGATGCAGCAGGTGGCCTCGAAGACCAAAGACAAAGCCGGAGACGGCACCACGACGGCAACCGTGTTGGCTCAGGCCATGGTGCGGGAAGGTCTGCGCAACACCGCTGCTGGAGCGAGTCCTGTGGAACTCCGCCGAGGCATGGAGAAGGCCGCTGCACATATCGTGGCGGGCCTGAGCGAGCGGAGCCAGGCCATCGCCGGCGATGCCATTCGTCAGGTAGCCACCGTGAGCTCCGGGGGTGATGAAGAAGTCGGTCGGATGATTGCGGAGGCGATGGACAAGGTGAGCACCGATGGGGTGATCACGGTTGAGGAATCGAAGTCTCTGGCAACGGAACTGGAAATCACCGAAGGCATGGCCTTCGACCGGGGCTACAGCTCCCCCTACTTCGTCACGGATGCTGACCGTCAGGTCTGTGAATTCGACAATCCTCTGATCCTGCTGACGGACCGCAAGATCAGCACGATCACCGATCTTGTCCCCGTGCTGGAAACCGTTCAGAAGAGCGGCTCTCCCCTGCTCATCCTTTCTGAAGAAGTGGAAGGTGAGGCCCTGGCCACCCTGGTGATGAACAAGAGCCGTGGGGTTCTGCAAGTGGCCGCTGTTCGCGCACCCTCCTTCGGCGAACGTCGCAAGGCAGCCCTGGCCGACATCGCCATCCTCACGGGCGGAACGCTGATCAGCGAAGACAAGGCGATGACCCTCGACAAAGTGACCCTCGAGGATCTCGGCAAAGCACGCCGCGTCACCATCAGCAAGGAGAACACCACGATCGTCGCCAACGACGACCATCGCCAGGCAGTGAGCGAGCGCGTCAGCGCGATCCGACGTGAACTGGAGGCCACTGAATCCGACTACGACAGGGAAAAGCTCCAGGAGCGGATCGCCAAACTGGCCGGCGGCGTGGCTGTGATCAAGGTCGGTGCACCGACGGAAACGGAACTGAAGAACCGCAAACTGCGGATCGAGGATGCCCTGAATGCCACCCGTGCCGCCGTCGAGGAGGGTATCGTTGCGGGAGGCGGCAGCACCTTGCTGCAACTCGCCGACAGCCTTGACGCCCTGGCTTCATCCCTGAACGGTGACCAGCGCACCGGCGTGGAGATCGTGCAGCGGGCACTGACGGCGCCGATTCATCAGATCGCCACCAATGCCGGTCAGAACGGTGACGTTGTGATCGCGGGCATGCGCAGCAGCGGCCAGGGATTCAATGCCCTAAGTGGTGTCTATGAAGACCTCATGGCTGCTGGCATCGTTGATGCCGCCAAGGTGGTGCGCTTGGCCGTGCAGGATTCAATTTCGATCGCTTCTCTCCTGATCACCACTGAAGTTGTGATTGCCGACAAGCCGGAACCCCCTGCACCGGCTCCCGCCGGAGACGGAGACCCCATGGGTGGCATGGGCGGAATGGGTGGCATGGGCATGCCCGGAATGGGCGGCATGGGCATGCCCGGGATGATGTGA
- a CDS encoding ABC transporter ATP-binding protein — protein MALIQLRKISKAYGAVPALRELDLTVPEGCLYGLLGPNGAGKTTAMRILATLLAPDSGSVVVGGVDGLAQPRDVRQLMGYVAQEVAIDKILSGRELLQLQGDLYHLPRNDRDSRIADLIDRLAMGDWIDRRCGTYSGGMRRRLDLAAGLLHRPRLLVLDEPTVGLDIESRSAIWQLLRQLVEEGTTVLLSSHYLEEVEALADQMAIIDAGRVIAEGSPDQLKQRLGGDRVTLRIREFSSADEATQVRALLEPLDGVRQVVVNRSQGFSLNLVIEGGAVIDQLRQTLEAAGLPVFALAQSRPSLDDVYLQATGRTLMDAELAIAGQRDVKQEKRQSMR, from the coding sequence ATGGCGTTGATTCAACTGCGGAAGATCTCCAAGGCCTACGGCGCGGTACCGGCCCTGCGTGAGCTTGATCTCACCGTTCCGGAAGGGTGCCTTTACGGGCTTCTTGGACCGAATGGTGCCGGCAAAACAACGGCCATGCGCATCCTGGCCACCCTGCTAGCCCCCGACAGCGGCTCAGTTGTCGTTGGCGGTGTTGACGGTCTGGCCCAGCCACGAGACGTGCGCCAGCTCATGGGCTATGTGGCCCAGGAGGTGGCCATTGACAAGATCCTGAGTGGCCGGGAACTGCTGCAATTGCAAGGTGATCTCTATCACTTGCCGCGGAATGATCGCGATAGCCGCATCGCTGATCTGATTGATCGCCTCGCCATGGGCGACTGGATTGATCGCCGCTGCGGTACCTACTCCGGTGGCATGAGGCGGCGTCTGGATCTAGCCGCCGGACTGCTGCACCGCCCCCGGTTGCTCGTGCTCGATGAACCCACGGTGGGGCTGGATATCGAGAGCCGCAGTGCCATCTGGCAGCTGCTGCGTCAGCTGGTTGAAGAGGGCACCACTGTTCTGCTGAGCAGTCACTACCTCGAAGAGGTGGAGGCTCTTGCGGATCAGATGGCGATCATTGATGCCGGTCGTGTGATTGCCGAAGGCAGCCCCGACCAGCTCAAACAACGGCTTGGGGGTGATCGCGTGACTTTGCGAATCCGAGAGTTCAGCAGTGCCGATGAGGCGACCCAGGTGCGTGCCCTTCTCGAACCCTTGGATGGGGTGCGTCAGGTGGTGGTGAACCGCTCCCAGGGGTTTTCCCTCAACCTTGTGATTGAGGGTGGGGCCGTGATCGATCAGCTGCGTCAGACCCTCGAGGCTGCAGGTTTGCCTGTGTTTGCCCTGGCCCAGAGTCGTCCCAGCCTGGATGATGTCTACCTTCAAGCCACAGGACGCACCCTGATGGACGCTGAACTGGCCATCGCAGGCCAGCGCGACGTCAAACAGGAAAAGCGTCAATCCATGCGTTGA
- a CDS encoding cytochrome c oxidase subunit II — MQIPSAILTLVIGMVLALGGLWIGQNINLLPIDASANAPIYDELFKVLFTIGSILFIGIVGLLVFSLIRFRRRNGQLGDGVAIEGNLPLEIFWTAVPAVVVLFVGLYSYDIYDRMGGMVPLAHDHMGEAHEEQIWGGISSGSIESAAATNVLPVEVTAMQFAFLFHYPEGDITSGELHVPADRPITLRMEAKDVIHAFWVPEFRLKQDVIPGQPTQLSFTPTRTGRYPIVCAELCGPYHGGMRSTVVVESPEDWDSWYRDNAKATPEDETLTIANA, encoded by the coding sequence GTGCAGATCCCATCCGCCATTCTCACGTTGGTGATCGGGATGGTCCTTGCTCTGGGCGGTCTTTGGATCGGCCAGAACATCAACCTTCTCCCCATCGATGCGAGCGCCAACGCGCCGATTTACGACGAACTTTTTAAGGTTCTATTCACGATTGGCAGCATTCTGTTTATCGGGATCGTTGGTCTTCTCGTCTTCAGCTTGATTCGCTTTCGGCGACGCAACGGTCAGCTTGGCGACGGCGTGGCCATCGAGGGAAATCTGCCCCTTGAAATTTTCTGGACAGCTGTTCCTGCTGTTGTAGTGCTGTTTGTTGGCTTGTACAGCTACGACATTTACGACCGCATGGGTGGCATGGTGCCTCTGGCCCACGACCACATGGGAGAAGCCCATGAAGAACAGATCTGGGGAGGCATCAGTTCAGGCTCAATTGAATCAGCGGCAGCAACAAATGTTTTGCCCGTTGAAGTGACAGCCATGCAATTCGCTTTCCTCTTTCATTACCCAGAGGGAGACATCACATCAGGTGAGCTTCATGTTCCAGCCGACCGGCCTATCACCCTGCGGATGGAAGCAAAAGATGTGATTCACGCCTTCTGGGTTCCTGAATTTCGCTTGAAGCAGGACGTCATTCCAGGCCAGCCAACCCAGCTGAGCTTCACCCCCACACGCACCGGCCGTTATCCAATTGTGTGTGCCGAACTCTGTGGGCCCTACCACGGTGGAATGCGCTCCACCGTTGTGGTGGAAAGCCCGGAGGACTGGGATAGCTGGTACAGGGACAACGCCAAAGCCACACCTGAAGACGAAACGCTCACCATCGCGAACGCCTGA
- a CDS encoding ABC transporter permease — protein MTSPTASVALQQQQSGAFAELSQETLALTRRLFLQLMRRPSTLIAGVLQPLIWLILFGALFANAPEGLLPGGMSYGRFLGAGVIVFTAFSGALNAGLPVMFDREFGFLNRLLVAPLRSRSSIVLASVIYITALSLLQSLAIMATAALLGYGWPGISGLALVLVTLLLLVFAVTALSLGLAFALPGHIELIAVIFVANLPLLFASTALAPLSFMPTWLGWLAALNPLTFAIEPIRAAYQGPLDLSAVLLEAPYGDVTGTSCLLILLLLTIALFLAIRPLLNRKLS, from the coding sequence ATGACTTCCCCAACAGCATCTGTTGCCCTTCAGCAGCAGCAATCCGGAGCTTTCGCCGAGCTCAGCCAGGAGACGTTGGCCCTCACACGGCGCTTGTTTCTTCAGTTGATGCGTCGCCCTTCAACCTTGATCGCCGGGGTTCTGCAACCCCTGATCTGGTTGATTCTCTTTGGTGCACTGTTCGCCAATGCCCCTGAGGGTCTGTTGCCAGGGGGCATGAGCTACGGACGTTTTCTTGGTGCCGGAGTGATTGTCTTCACGGCCTTCAGCGGTGCTTTGAATGCCGGCCTGCCGGTGATGTTTGACCGCGAATTCGGTTTCCTCAATCGGCTGCTGGTGGCACCGCTGCGAAGCCGCAGTTCCATCGTGCTGGCGTCGGTGATCTACATCACGGCGCTGAGTCTGTTGCAGAGCCTGGCCATCATGGCCACGGCAGCTCTGCTCGGTTACGGATGGCCCGGCATCAGCGGTCTGGCCCTGGTTCTGGTGACGTTGCTGCTGCTGGTTTTTGCTGTGACGGCCCTCAGCCTCGGACTGGCCTTCGCTTTGCCGGGGCACATCGAGTTAATCGCTGTGATTTTCGTGGCCAACTTGCCGTTGCTGTTTGCCAGCACGGCCTTGGCTCCGCTGTCGTTCATGCCGACCTGGCTGGGCTGGCTTGCGGCCTTGAATCCCCTTACCTTCGCGATAGAACCCATTCGAGCCGCTTACCAGGGTCCATTGGATCTTTCGGCCGTTCTGCTGGAGGCCCCCTATGGGGATGTCACCGGCACCAGTTGCCTGCTGATCCTTCTGCTCCTCACCATCGCGCTGTTTCTTGCGATTCGGCCTCTGCTCAACCGCAAACTTTCCTGA
- a CDS encoding glycosyltransferase family 9 protein encodes MRVLALSPGSLEEQLDRLPALADTCQKLNATLQVACDPQQAAPWKLLPCLEKLVPFSFKANPTLADWANLLGCVREPDFQICINFAEGQQVNLMLSMSHIPKRLAVEGFACTDQVSFGPGWRPQRLNPFLQALGLELEADQFRLPLAAEALEEAREALPSGDGPLLLLSPSGQGDDWPAAEWHKLPETIKSRLPALRSMVLPTGLSLTKRAALVANADVVLSSCPVSQRLATYCGTPLVALGAEAEDLPERQEIRCLGRSQELATLQSSDVLTALGF; translated from the coding sequence ATGCGAGTTCTTGCCCTGAGCCCGGGTTCGCTCGAAGAGCAGCTGGACCGCCTACCGGCTCTGGCCGATACCTGTCAGAAACTCAACGCCACCCTGCAGGTGGCCTGTGACCCCCAGCAGGCAGCCCCATGGAAGCTTCTGCCGTGCCTGGAGAAGCTGGTGCCATTCAGCTTCAAGGCCAACCCCACGCTGGCGGATTGGGCCAACCTGCTCGGCTGCGTGCGCGAACCCGACTTTCAGATCTGCATCAACTTCGCTGAAGGGCAACAGGTGAACCTGATGCTGTCGATGAGCCACATCCCCAAACGCTTGGCCGTTGAGGGATTTGCCTGCACCGACCAGGTCAGCTTTGGCCCCGGCTGGAGGCCCCAGCGTCTCAACCCTTTTCTCCAGGCCCTGGGGCTTGAACTCGAGGCCGATCAGTTCCGCCTGCCCCTGGCGGCAGAGGCTCTTGAGGAAGCCCGTGAAGCACTGCCTAGCGGTGACGGCCCCCTTCTGCTGCTGTCTCCATCCGGCCAGGGGGATGACTGGCCTGCCGCGGAGTGGCACAAGCTGCCTGAGACGATCAAAAGCCGCCTGCCAGCGCTGCGCAGCATGGTGCTGCCAACGGGGCTCAGCCTGACCAAGCGGGCGGCCTTGGTGGCCAATGCCGATGTGGTTCTCAGCAGCTGCCCGGTATCCCAGCGCCTGGCGACCTACTGCGGCACCCCCCTGGTTGCCCTCGGAGCCGAGGCCGAAGACCTTCCGGAGCGCCAGGAGATCCGCTGCCTCGGCCGCTCGCAGGAGCTCGCCACGCTGCAGAGCAGTGATGTGCTGACGGCTCTCGGTTTCTGA
- a CDS encoding N-acetylmannosamine-6-phosphate 2-epimerase, with the protein MIPNPESLDQGLIVSVQAPQGSPMRDPDVIAAMADASLRNGAVGVRLESPEHIGAVRRRCQDALIIGLWKCTFPESSVYITPGWKEIQAVWSAGADVIAIDATARPRPEGQDLAALIQRSRDELRAPLMADVDSLANGVRAAELGCDWVGTTLYGYTEDTAQQHPPAFDLLPQLRAELPSSVRLICEGGIASPADARLALQAGADTVVVGTAITGVDLQVTAYRQGMVS; encoded by the coding sequence ATGATTCCCAACCCTGAATCCCTGGATCAGGGGCTGATCGTTTCGGTGCAGGCCCCCCAGGGTTCGCCGATGCGCGATCCCGATGTGATCGCTGCCATGGCGGATGCCTCCCTGCGCAATGGGGCTGTGGGTGTGCGCTTGGAAAGCCCTGAACACATCGGTGCCGTGCGTCGGCGTTGTCAGGATGCCTTGATCATCGGCCTCTGGAAATGCACGTTCCCGGAAAGCTCGGTGTACATCACCCCGGGCTGGAAAGAAATTCAGGCTGTCTGGTCGGCGGGGGCCGACGTGATCGCGATCGATGCCACAGCCCGTCCGCGGCCTGAAGGTCAGGATTTGGCCGCGTTAATCCAGCGCAGCCGTGATGAGCTGAGGGCTCCGCTGATGGCTGATGTGGATTCGCTCGCGAATGGTGTGCGGGCAGCAGAACTGGGCTGTGACTGGGTTGGGACCACGCTCTACGGCTACACGGAAGACACCGCGCAGCAGCACCCCCCTGCGTTTGATCTGCTTCCCCAACTTCGCGCTGAGCTTCCCAGCTCGGTTCGTCTGATCTGTGAGGGGGGAATTGCTTCTCCAGCGGATGCACGTTTGGCACTACAGGCCGGAGCCGACACCGTTGTGGTGGGGACGGCGATCACTGGGGTGGATCTCCAAGTGACCGCCTATCGCCAGGGAATGGTCAGCTGA
- a CDS encoding COX15/CtaA family protein, whose protein sequence is MMLSSMSTLRRRLGLLSAHLVVAVIALVVIGGATRVMEAGLACPDWPLCFGSLLPGRQMNVQVFLEWFHRLDAFVIGIALVVMAVATTLQRRQLPRWLPWLAVGLMALVAMQGGLGALTVTRLLPSGVVTAHLALALTLVALLSGLTQRLLHPNAVVAPLWWRIGASLGLMSVFVQCLLGGRMATAWAGQRCLAGGEACQLVLSHRLTAMPVVVVVLGFAGAAVLAGGWARQQWPWLGGAVLLVLIQVALGVFTLRLGLSQPVVTVAHQLVAALLIALLSALLVRSPDRPSPSRSVVLDDTSLEACHG, encoded by the coding sequence ATGATGCTTTCTTCAATGTCGACATTGCGTCGACGTCTTGGGTTGTTATCGGCTCACCTTGTGGTTGCCGTGATCGCTTTGGTAGTGATCGGTGGGGCAACCCGTGTGATGGAGGCCGGCTTGGCTTGCCCGGACTGGCCCCTGTGCTTCGGCTCGTTGTTACCGGGGCGCCAGATGAATGTTCAGGTGTTCCTTGAATGGTTTCACCGCCTCGATGCATTCGTCATCGGCATTGCCCTGGTGGTGATGGCCGTGGCGACGACGCTTCAGCGGCGTCAGCTGCCGCGATGGCTGCCCTGGCTGGCCGTCGGTCTGATGGCTCTGGTGGCGATGCAGGGAGGTTTGGGTGCGCTGACGGTGACCCGGTTGCTGCCTTCCGGTGTGGTGACAGCCCACCTGGCACTCGCTCTCACCCTTGTGGCGCTTCTGAGTGGGCTGACCCAACGCTTGCTTCATCCCAATGCCGTCGTCGCGCCGCTCTGGTGGCGCATCGGGGCATCGCTTGGCCTGATGTCGGTGTTCGTGCAGTGCCTGCTCGGAGGTCGCATGGCCACCGCCTGGGCAGGGCAGCGTTGCCTGGCTGGAGGAGAGGCCTGCCAGCTGGTTCTCTCCCATCGCCTGACGGCGATGCCGGTGGTCGTTGTTGTGCTCGGCTTCGCCGGGGCAGCAGTCCTGGCGGGTGGTTGGGCGCGCCAGCAGTGGCCCTGGCTGGGTGGGGCCGTGCTCCTGGTGCTGATTCAGGTGGCCCTTGGCGTTTTCACCCTTCGTCTTGGCTTGTCGCAACCGGTAGTGACCGTTGCCCATCAGCTCGTGGCGGCCCTGTTGATCGCTCTGTTGTCGGCGCTTCTGGTCCGCTCGCCCGACCGCCCCTCACCGTCCCGTTCCGTCGTCCTCGACGACACCTCGTTGGAGGCCTGTCATGGCTGA
- a CDS encoding heme o synthase, with protein MAEITATVRPTREEVVPSRKRVKLPAWLEVAKPRLIPLLLATTLGGMALSEGWPLSSPRLVCTLGGGALASAAAGVLNCLWEQDLDGRMARTSGRALPSGRLSPTSAFIGAIACTLAAAMLLVSGVNCLAAGLSLLGLCSYVLLYTALLKPRTSQNIVIGGVAGAIPPLVGAAAATGHVGLGGWWLFALVMVWTPAHFWALALLLREDYRAVGIPMLPVVKGPVVTARAIKTYGWITVLLSSLGVFALPSGGAFYGVMLLPYNARLLQLVDRLSLDPDSLVNAKALFRWSILYLFGVCLLLILSRTDLASGFTHQVIQLLSLPTGVH; from the coding sequence ATGGCTGAAATCACTGCAACCGTTCGTCCGACCCGTGAGGAGGTGGTGCCCTCCCGCAAGCGGGTGAAACTTCCGGCCTGGCTGGAAGTTGCCAAACCCCGCCTCATCCCTCTGCTGCTGGCCACCACCCTCGGTGGAATGGCTCTCAGTGAAGGCTGGCCTCTCTCATCGCCTCGGCTCGTCTGCACCCTGGGGGGAGGCGCGCTTGCCTCCGCTGCTGCAGGGGTTCTGAACTGCTTGTGGGAGCAGGATCTCGATGGCCGGATGGCCCGCACCAGCGGTCGCGCACTCCCCTCCGGTCGGCTGTCGCCCACCAGTGCATTCATCGGCGCCATCGCCTGCACCCTGGCGGCGGCGATGCTTCTGGTGAGCGGTGTGAACTGTCTCGCTGCTGGGTTGTCCCTGCTCGGCCTCTGCAGTTACGTGCTGCTCTACACAGCGTTGCTCAAGCCGCGCACGTCCCAGAACATCGTCATCGGTGGGGTCGCCGGGGCCATCCCCCCCCTTGTTGGGGCGGCTGCCGCCACGGGCCATGTTGGCCTCGGGGGCTGGTGGCTGTTCGCTCTGGTGATGGTTTGGACGCCCGCCCATTTCTGGGCTTTGGCCCTGTTGTTGCGTGAGGACTATCGCGCTGTCGGGATCCCCATGCTGCCCGTGGTGAAGGGTCCTGTGGTGACGGCACGGGCGATCAAGACCTACGGCTGGATCACCGTTCTTCTCAGTAGTTTGGGCGTGTTTGCCTTGCCTTCAGGTGGCGCCTTCTATGGCGTGATGCTGCTTCCTTACAACGCTCGGTTGCTGCAGCTCGTCGATCGGCTTTCGCTGGATCCCGACAGCCTTGTGAATGCCAAGGCTCTGTTCCGTTGGTCGATCCTTTATCTCTTTGGTGTCTGCCTGCTGCTGATTCTCAGCCGGACGGATCTGGCCTCAGGCTTCACCCACCAGGTGATTCAGCTTCTCTCCCTGCCAACGGGGGTGCATTGA
- the fabG gene encoding 3-oxoacyl-[acyl-carrier-protein] reductase encodes MSPSASLAGQTALVTGGGRGIGRAIALALGEAGAEVVVNYSSSAAAADEVVAAITTAGGKAYALQASVSVETEVDGLIKTVLERSGRLDVLVNNAGITRDGLLMRMKTDDWQSVIDLNLSGVFLCTRAVSRPMLKQKSGRIINITSVVGLMGNAGQANYAAAKAGVIGLTRSTAKELASRGITVNAVAPGFIATDMTKDLDAEAILKDIPLGTFGTQEQVAGAVRFLAADPAAAYITGQVLQVDGGMVMA; translated from the coding sequence ATGTCTCCCAGCGCTTCTCTTGCCGGACAGACCGCCCTGGTGACGGGAGGAGGGCGTGGCATCGGCCGTGCCATCGCTCTCGCCCTGGGTGAAGCGGGTGCAGAAGTGGTTGTGAACTACTCCAGCTCCGCCGCGGCAGCAGATGAAGTGGTCGCTGCCATCACCACGGCAGGGGGCAAGGCCTACGCCCTGCAAGCCAGTGTTTCGGTCGAGACCGAGGTGGATGGCCTCATCAAGACAGTGTTGGAGCGCAGCGGCCGTCTTGATGTTCTGGTCAACAATGCCGGCATCACCCGTGACGGCCTGCTGATGCGGATGAAAACCGACGATTGGCAATCGGTAATCGACCTCAACCTGAGTGGTGTGTTCCTCTGCACGCGAGCGGTGTCACGCCCAATGCTGAAGCAGAAGAGCGGTCGGATCATCAACATCACCTCCGTCGTGGGGCTGATGGGCAATGCGGGACAGGCCAACTACGCCGCCGCCAAAGCCGGCGTCATCGGTCTCACCCGCAGCACCGCCAAAGAGCTTGCCAGCCGTGGCATCACCGTGAACGCCGTGGCTCCGGGTTTCATCGCCACGGACATGACCAAAGACCTCGATGCGGAGGCCATCCTCAAAGACATCCCTCTGGGGACCTTTGGCACCCAGGAGCAGGTGGCCGGCGCTGTGCGCTTCCTTGCGGCCGACCCAGCAGCGGCCTACATCACAGGCCAGGTGCTGCAGGTGGATGGCGGCATGGTGATGGCCTGA
- the ispD gene encoding 2-C-methyl-D-erythritol 4-phosphate cytidylyltransferase translates to MHLLIAAAGSGRRMGADRNKLLLPLAGRPVIAWTIEAALRSERIEWIGIVGQEVDREAILAVLDEPSKPVHWIQGGSTRQESVLCGLAGLPEQARHVLIHDGARCLAEPKLFDRCAAVVEDGTALIAATPVSDTIKRVGSDGVIRDTPDRSELWAAQTPQGFAVDQLRRGHAEAVAQGWTVTDDASLYERLGWPVQVLDAGPANIKVTTPFDLTVAEAVLALRSAG, encoded by the coding sequence GTGCATCTGTTGATTGCTGCGGCGGGAAGCGGTCGGCGTATGGGTGCGGATCGCAACAAGCTGCTGCTGCCGTTGGCCGGACGCCCCGTCATTGCCTGGACCATTGAGGCGGCCCTGCGGTCTGAGCGGATTGAATGGATCGGGATCGTTGGCCAGGAGGTTGATCGAGAGGCCATCCTTGCGGTGCTGGATGAGCCCAGCAAGCCGGTGCACTGGATCCAGGGCGGCAGCACGCGGCAGGAGTCGGTTCTGTGTGGTCTGGCCGGGTTGCCTGAGCAGGCTCGCCACGTCTTGATTCATGACGGCGCCCGTTGTCTGGCTGAACCGAAGTTGTTTGATCGCTGTGCAGCTGTGGTGGAGGACGGCACGGCGCTGATTGCTGCAACGCCGGTGAGCGACACGATCAAGCGTGTGGGATCCGACGGTGTGATTCGCGATACGCCGGATCGATCGGAGCTCTGGGCGGCGCAGACGCCGCAGGGCTTTGCTGTTGATCAGCTGCGTCGCGGCCACGCTGAGGCGGTTGCCCAGGGCTGGACGGTCACCGACGATGCGTCGTTGTATGAGCGTCTGGGTTGGCCTGTGCAGGTCTTGGATGCCGGCCCGGCCAACATCAAGGTCACCACACCGTTTGACCTCACCGTTGCGGAAGCGGTTCTCGCCCTCAGGTCAGCAGGCTGA
- a CDS encoding potassium channel family protein, producing MRRRRARGQLKLITAPWRGPISALSAVIFAGALGYRITEGWDWGDCLWMVLITISTIGFGEVAPLSPPGRLVTVLIVVGGLVVVQLAIQRVLGLKESGYFRRLREFRFLRMLEGLHDHVILCGYGRIGQEIAAQLQRDAVPLVVIETDPERKAVADENGFWVLQADATLDETLLDAGLERCCSLVAALPSDASNLYVILSAKDLRPDCRLIARANSDEAASKLRLAGATVVVSPYVAGGRVMAASALRPLALNFMDLLAGSDYEIEEFQLSQNPLLLKEIEGKSLSELELGRRSGAIVLAIRDNGKLIANPGGATQMAAGQLLIVLGSKTQLTTFQRLLGEAVDTIESMPG from the coding sequence ATGAGGCGGCGCCGAGCCAGGGGACAGCTGAAGCTGATCACGGCCCCATGGCGGGGGCCCATCAGTGCCCTCAGTGCTGTGATCTTCGCGGGTGCCCTCGGTTATCGGATCACGGAGGGATGGGACTGGGGCGATTGCCTCTGGATGGTGCTGATCACCATCAGCACCATCGGTTTTGGAGAAGTCGCCCCGCTTTCACCACCAGGCCGCCTGGTCACCGTCTTGATCGTGGTGGGTGGCTTGGTGGTTGTGCAACTGGCCATCCAACGCGTTCTCGGGCTGAAGGAGTCGGGATATTTCCGCAGACTGCGGGAGTTCCGCTTTCTCCGCATGCTGGAAGGCCTTCACGACCACGTGATTCTTTGCGGCTACGGCCGGATCGGACAGGAGATTGCAGCCCAACTGCAACGGGACGCGGTGCCCCTCGTGGTGATCGAAACCGATCCAGAACGAAAGGCCGTGGCAGACGAGAATGGCTTCTGGGTGCTTCAGGCCGATGCAACCCTCGATGAAACCCTGCTGGACGCAGGTCTGGAACGCTGCTGCAGCCTCGTGGCCGCCCTACCCAGCGATGCCTCAAATCTGTACGTGATCCTCAGCGCCAAGGATTTACGACCGGATTGCCGCTTGATTGCCCGCGCCAACAGTGATGAGGCTGCGTCTAAATTGCGGCTGGCCGGCGCCACTGTGGTGGTCAGTCCCTACGTAGCCGGTGGACGGGTGATGGCGGCTTCGGCGCTGCGACCACTGGCCCTCAACTTCATGGATTTGCTGGCGGGCTCCGACTATGAAATCGAGGAATTCCAGCTGAGTCAGAACCCCCTGCTTCTCAAGGAGATCGAAGGAAAAAGCCTGTCTGAACTTGAGCTGGGCCGTCGCAGTGGAGCCATTGTGCTGGCGATCAGGGACAACGGAAAGCTGATCGCCAATCCAGGCGGCGCCACCCAGATGGCAGCGGGGCAGCTCCTGATCGTGCTGGGGAGCAAGACCCAACTCACCACCTTTCAGAGGTTGCTCGGTGAGGCGGTCGACACGATTGAAAGCATGCCGGGTTGA